The Cicer arietinum cultivar CDC Frontier isolate Library 1 chromosome 1, Cicar.CDCFrontier_v2.0, whole genome shotgun sequence genome contains the following window.
CCGTTTATAGAGAACTTTAGGGTTTCTAGTCGTTGTCCTGATGGCAATATCAGCATGTGCCATGAAGCTTCGTATCAAATCTTCAAAGGTTGATTATATTGGAACTAAATTGACTTTATACTTAAATTTTTGATGATAAccaaagtattttatgaaaacaatatatttgactacaaatagtatgaaagaatattcatgtttttgaagaaaatctaaaattagatttgatttagatttataattaaagaaaatctaaaataagatttggttcaaatttataattgatgaaaatctaaaataagttttgattcataattataattgaagaaaatctttgaccaagttgaaaagaagataaggtcaagatttgaagaacatttgatcaacatttgaagaacatttgatcaatatttgaagaatatttgatcaagatttatctacaacaaaatatgaacataatcaatatgaagaatttacaaacaaaatttgaacataatcaatctaaagaatttacaaactcaatctaaacaaagtAGGATaataatcaatttgaataatttacaaactaaatctaaacaagatacaattcaaaattaaacaaggactaaattaaaGCTCAAATTTtgactataaatagatactcaatgatgaagaagaagatcatcaaaaaattaaaagagagtagaagaactcaaacaaaaatattgaattcatcttagagttcaaagagagaaacacttgtttgaatgagaaatattttcttattgTTCTTTTCTtggagtgtgagagttattattattattattatcagcttcattagaagcaaacacttaaagttccaatcttttgtattcaacccgatagtggtttagttccttcttcgaTCTGGTTTTCAGGTTTTTAGgtgaagacttggcttgtaggatcaaggtggttagttccttaaaagtttggggttgtcagaCTGTTTGGGAAGATTGGCTTGGAAAGTTCGGGGAACCAGGATGTATCTTTgtgttaaattatttatgttttcattgctTGCTAACATTGAAtccgattgcttcttatctatgtaattcataaaaaccaacaaaccttcatcaaattaattCAACCCCATTTTCTTGTGTTTGCATCTTCATATTAACCATTAAAGCTTGTCCAAAATTATTcgtataattaattatgcatATCTTATATGGAGTTAGAAGGAGCACATATCATTATCAGAGTATGTCACATAGACCTTTAGACATAATACAAACTCATGGTGTTAAGTAGAAAATGCACAAATTTGTCTTCTTCAATGCATTTACTTTTCAAAGTGTTGACTTCCATCATAGTGTTAACATTTTAGAGTGTTGACTTCCATCAGAGCATTGACTTTTCATAGTCAGATGATCAGATGTTTGACACAATTTATCAAAGGTAGACGATCACTTTCTTGTGACACTTATCAAAGGTAGAGCAGTGACttgtgacttaaaaaaaaggtattttagttaataaatttcaaaacggagtatttggataatttttttggaaaaaggggtattgaaaaaaaaaaccatttatttaagtatttaattttgtgaaattattttattacttttttaaaaataaacacttGGACttcttatcaaaataaaaaagtgtacATAGCAAGTTTAAACAATTAAAAGGAATTAGTGGACAAGGCTAATGTTGTGTATGTGTAACATCTTATAgaatctaaaataataatatgttacaatttttttttaaaccaacTGGCTCTATAAGAATAAGATCTTAATAATCCAAAATTCAGacaaaaagtaaataaagtCCGACCCAATCTAGTCTTAAATTCAAATTATctcaaataatttatctttaacagaaatttattaatcaattgaactcaatcatttaatttatcgataataaaatgttgatttatcaacaagaaataaaatagaattaatcTATTTGAGTGTCTTTGTACACCTCGAAAACCCAATCAGGTTTGTAGTGGAAAACATGTGATAATGACTATATTTTCTAGCGACTACTCTAATGTTTCATTTCAAAACCATGCAAATGAAATGAGTTACCAACCCCAACACTCATCAAATAACTCTTGGAACAATAATTCTAAGAAACATCGtttttgttttgacaaaatactaaaaaaacatttaatggCCATCTCTAAGTGCTATAGAGTTAAGAACCCCTTAAAGAGGTGTCTAGTAAtccaaaaacaatatataaaaaaacttacCAATATTAATTTCCAAATTAGATTACCAATTTTTCATTCACCTTTATCCAATACCAAAATgaatattcaaacaaaattatGTTGTATAATTTTATTCACAACAATTCAACTATTTCATCCTGCATGTCCCTCACCTAATCCTACTGGATCAATAATTAGCATCCCCCTATATCACAAGAGAATTCAACACCCTCACATGGAAGCCACAACAGAAATATACCCAATAGATGATGCATATGGATTATTCTTATGGATTGGAACTCCAGTGCAAATTATATTAGTTATGTTGGACATAGGAAGTCCAATTTCTTGGTCACAATGTGACCCATGTAATAGTTGTTACCCTATGCAACGTTCTCCCTTTAATACTAGAGCATCAAGTACCTTTAGAGAACTTGGTTGTTACTCAGATACATGTTTGATTCCAATGATGAGGAAACTTTTTGGTAATTGCACTGGATGGACATGTAGATATAATGTGAAATATGGTAAGGATCAATCTCATTCTTTTGGTGTAATGGTGACTGATACACTTAACTTTGAAAATTCTAATGCAGAGGTTGAGAATTTCATCATTGGTTGTGGAGATTCATTTGAGGGTCCATTTAGGACTCAGTTTTCAGGTGTTTTTGGTTTAGGACGTGGTCCACTTTCAGTTCAAAGTCAACTCAATGCAAAGGCTTTTTCTTTTTGTCCTGTAAGTCAAGAATCAGAAAGACATTCAATTCTTGAGTTTTATGACACTCCACCTAAAATAGTGGACAAACATGGTAGTGTTGGTGATAATAGTTCTATTATGGTTCCTTTAAGTGAGAACAGTGGATaccctttttattattttttgcaatTTGTTGGCATAGGTATTAATGGGTTTATGTTGGATATTCAATCTAGAGTTTGGGGGTATGGCGTGAACTATGATGGTGGGGTTATTGTAGATATTGGAACAATGCTAACTTATTTACCAAGTGAAGCTTATAATGTGTTCAAATCGGAGATACTAAGAACAGATCATAACCTGACAACAAAGCCAGGATACGAGGGGTTAGAGTTTTGTTATAAAGATGATTCATCTAATGTATTTCCAA
Protein-coding sequences here:
- the LOC101513423 gene encoding protein ASPARTIC PROTEASE IN GUARD CELL 1-like; protein product: MEATTEIYPIDDAYGLFLWIGTPVQIILVMLDIGSPISWSQCDPCNSCYPMQRSPFNTRASSTFRELGCYSDTCLIPMMRKLFGNCTGWTCRYNVKYGKDQSHSFGVMVTDTLNFENSNAEVENFIIGCGDSFEGPFRTQFSGVFGLGRGPLSVQSQLNAKAFSFCPVSQESERHSILEFYDTPPKIVDKHGSVGDNSSIMVPLSENSGYPFYYFLQFVGIGINGFMLDIQSRVWGYGVNYDGGVIVDIGTMLTYLPSEAYNVFKSEILRTDHNLTTKPGYEGLEFCYKDDSSNVFPTIELYFENGNIAGENFVSYKLNNNQLLFTAEEGTVCLSFAEGKSSALTVIGSHLLQGTLLMYDLVNENLVLTFNKC